A genomic region of candidate division TA06 bacterium contains the following coding sequences:
- a CDS encoding transposase has translation MPAFRHAGLSFWESATVAEADQFLSSWIALVMRSRLEPLKKVAKRFRRHKQLMLNWFLVTPRLSNGITEGFNLKAKLTMRKSYGFRYYRTIELALYHTLGNLPAPPLTHEFL, from the coding sequence GTGCCGGCGTTTCGGCACGCAGGCCTGTCGTTCTGGGAGTCCGCCACCGTTGCCGAGGCAGATCAGTTTTTATCTTCCTGGATCGCCCTGGTCATGCGTTCCCGGTTGGAGCCATTGAAGAAAGTGGCCAAACGATTCCGCCGCCATAAACAGCTTATGCTGAACTGGTTCCTCGTTACGCCACGTCTTTCAAACGGTATTACCGAAGGGTTCAACCTGAAAGCAAAGTTGACCATGAGAAAATCTTACGGCTTCCGCTATTATCGCACCATTGAACTTGCGCTCTATCATACACTTGGTAATTTACCTGCGCCCCCGCTTACCCATGAATTCTTATAG
- a CDS encoding transposase, with amino-acid sequence MKSSTRPSKFLILVYQLAAGCRRLLYVGDSRKVKTLLRFFVRLGQERCRGIAATCSDLWKPYLKVLRKKAPAVLMVLDRFHIMQYLNYARDTIRRQETHELKRKGRMPLLENNRRYILKNKENQTEKQLARLSELLWHNLKTTRSYLLKVALLPARLPMPKRPRAGRP; translated from the coding sequence ATGAAATCCTCTACCAGGCCTTCAAAATTCCTCATCCTGGTCTATCAGCTGGCTGCCGGCTGCCGGCGACTGCTCTATGTCGGAGACAGCCGTAAGGTCAAAACCTTGCTGCGATTCTTCGTCCGATTGGGACAAGAGAGATGCCGTGGCATCGCCGCCACTTGTTCCGACCTCTGGAAGCCCTACCTGAAAGTGCTGAGGAAAAAGGCGCCCGCCGTCCTGATGGTGTTGGACCGCTTTCACATCATGCAGTACCTCAACTACGCCCGCGACACCATTCGCCGTCAAGAGACTCACGAACTGAAAAGAAAGGGCCGGATGCCGCTCTTGGAAAACAACCGGCGGTACATCCTGAAAAACAAGGAGAACCAAACCGAAAAGCAACTGGCCCGGCTGTCCGAGCTATTGTGGCACAATCTGAAAACCACCCGGAGCTATTTGCTGAAAGTCGCACTCCTGCCTGCGCGCCTGCCTATGCCGAAGCGGCCACGCGCAGGCAGGCCGTAG